The Centroberyx gerrardi isolate f3 chromosome 8, fCenGer3.hap1.cur.20231027, whole genome shotgun sequence genomic sequence tgggcaGGTAGAGtggtgtatgcgtgtgtgtgtgtgtgttacctgggcaggtagagctgtgtgtgtgtgtgtgtgtgtgtgtgtgttacctgggcaGGTAGAGcggtgtatgcgtgtgtgtgtgtgtgttacctgggcaggtagagtggtgtgtgtgtgtgtgtgtgtgtgtgtgtgtgtgtgtgtgtgtgtgtgtaagtaagtgggcttacaagacacaacaaacacaacaaatgaGCAACAACACAGTGAGAGTGGAACAAATATaacacacctccacacaaaCTGTCAAACTACACATGAACAGTCCTGCTGCCAGCTGTACAGAGCTGCACTTCACTGTTTCTGCACAGAGGTTGATAGTTTTGTAGCACGCGTGTAACACGTCTGTTACATCTCTAAAAACAACCAGTAGTGCAGTTCATCACTTCAACAGGTATGTGACATTAATGCTGCATACAGGgcacacaaaatccaaaccttaacaagaaatgtttttttctcgaTTCAAAACCGATTCTCGattgaatgaatagaaaaggAGGCGCTGCTTTCACTCCAGGACACTGTGTGCCACTCACTGTGTCCTTAATCCACTGAAACACTGTGAAACATAACTGGCAATTAAGATAAATGGTCCGcagcctttttattttaaaaagtgaaCTGCATTAattcatgaataaatgaatttgaAAGCACCTTACAGTCTCCTGGCTGTATGAGAATAACAAACTGAGGGGGAGGCGGAGCGTGTCGGAGAGCGGCCTCTCTGCAGCGTCAGCTCGGGGAACGCCATCGCTCCGAGACGCCGAGCGGCGCAGGGTTTCTGAGCCGAGTTGTTTTCTTCACCTCGGAGTCGGTTTAAGTTGTTTAACGCTGCGGTGTGTGTCGGTCAGCCGGTCTCGTTTGTTACCGCTGATCGCCGCTCCgctctgctaacgttagcctctGAGTGACGGCGTAGAAAGTTCACACTGTACTTCACGTTCGTCTCGCAAAAGTAATTTATGACCGCGTTTACATGGACtcgagtatcccggttatgatcgggtttttgaagtatcccgtttttgtgtttgcgcatgtaaacatcatatcccgatttcagaaacccggataagcccttatcccggttttgagaaacccgattatgctagctggagtCCTCCGAAAGAAACCGGATACcgctgcatgtaaacatctcaTCCCGGTTTCTGACCGCCGCCGACTACCTGCGCAGGCGCGGCTTCAGCCGAGCGAcgtgacagaaaaacacaaacaatagcggcaacgagagcgtctcacttctgAGGAAACagttttgtctttcggtgatgaaagaattaaatatactcggtggtttagatgggagaaagcaACGAAATGCTGACCTCAAGTCTGTAGTGtacagactacaggacgccggtttcccaacacgtacagtGAAGTCAGCTCACGCtggaaaatactaaagaaacattaattTACTACGtggccaaacatcaaaacaaaagaagTGGCTCTAACTTTCAAATTTATATTAAATTTAATATAAGCCAAAGTGGTCTCATTTTCAATAGCCACAGTCAAATgaatttaaggttaacagttacagaggaatatcagattcctgtttgtgttgtaaacatcacacAGCATGCAGTAATCGGTAACCGGGATACTAGTATCTGTCatgtatacggggatatgaataaccagatttctgtgttccatgtaaacgccatatcccgaatatgatcaGAACCGGGACAAGCCTCATAAccggatactcaagtccatgtaaacgcagtcattCGGTCAttaaatcaaaacatgtttgcAACCGCTTGCCTTTTTTGAAGATGAACTACAATATAACTGTAGTGCGCTGCCCGTCCGGGCGCTGCGCTGCCCTCGGAGGAAACCGCAGAGGAATTATGGGATTGTTCCCTAGGAATTGTGGGAATTGGTGTTGGATGTATGGACTCTACGCAGCCGGGGACATGATCTTTAATCGCACGATAGACGACAACTACCAAGTAGAATAGattcacctcacacacaaacgagcggctccacacacacacacacacacacacacacacacacacacacacacacagaactgtaTCGCACGGGTGCTGCTGCGGTAAATTCATTCATCGCACAGACCGATTTTTCGTAGCACGTGCGACACGTCGCACTGACACAGCTGTATAAAACATAACTGACATCTGAGGCCAGACTGTCTCTAACACATCGAACATGAAGCCTCCTGCCGtcagtagctagctaacagacCGAGCGCTGAAACACTTTGtctgtaaacaggaagtgaagtCTGCATTCATCAGACATAGAAAACAAATCTGGACATTCTGCAGACATTTTACAGAAAAGCCGTTATCTCAGACCGTGATAACAGACAATAGAACAAaaagtgcatttcattttcatttttcattttccacctCCAGATCACACAAGTGTCCGGTTTCCACAACTCAcctgggcacagacagaccgctgggcacagacagaccgcacagacagaccgcacagacagaccgctgggcacagacagaccgcacagacagaccgctgggcacagacagaccgcacagacagaccgctaggcacagacagaccgcacagacagaccgctaggcacagacagaccgctgggcacagacagaccgctgggcacagacagaccgctgggcacagacagaccgctgggcacagacagatcgcacagacagaccgctgggcacagacagaccgctgggcacagacagaccgcacagacagaccgctgggcacagacagaccgctgggcacagacagaccgctgggcacagacagaccgctgggcacagacagatcgcacagacagaccgctgggcacagacagaccgctgggcacagacagaccgctgggcacagacagaccgcacagacagaccgctgggcacagacagaccgcacagacagaccgctgggcacagacagaccgctgggcacagacagaccgctgggcacagacagaccgctgggcacagacagaccgctgggcacagacagaccgcacagacagaccgctaggcacagacagaccgctaggcacagacagaccgcacagacagaccgctgggcacagacagaccgctgggcacagacagaccgctgggcacagacagaccgctgggcacagacagaccactgggcacagacagaccgcaCAGACAGACcactgggcacagacagaccactgggcacagacagaccgctgggcacagacagaccactgggcacagacagaccgcacagacagaccgctgggcacagacagaccgctgggcacagacagaccgctgggcacagacagaccgctgggcacagacagacctctgggcacagacagaccgcacagacagaccgctgggcacagacagaccactgggcacagacagacctctgggcacagacagaccactgggcacagacagaccgcaCAGACAGACcactgggcacagacagaccgctgggcacagacagaccgctgggcacagacagaccgcacagacagaccgctgggcacagacagaccactgggcacagacagaccactgggcacagacagacctctgggcacagacagaccactgggcacagacagaccactgggcacagacagaccgctgggcacagacagaccgctaggcacagacagaccgctaggcacagacagaccactgggcacagacagacctctgggcacagacagaccactgggcacagacagaccactgggcacagacagaccgctgggcacagacagaccgcacagacagaccgctaggcacagacagaccactgggcacagacagacctctgggcacagacagaccactgggcacagacagaccactgggcacagacagacctctgggcacagacagaccactgggcacagacagaccactgggcacagacagaccgctgggcacagacagaccgcaCAGACAGACcactgggcacagacagaccactgggcacagacagacctctgggcacagacagaccactgggcacagacagaccgctgggcacagacagaccactgggcacagacagaccgccGTGCTCTGGATGGTAAACACACTTTATCAAACTACGTTCTCACTTTTGTTTTACACAAAACTTCTTCTAATCATTTCTGTTTATAATTTTCAAatagttttgttttaatttgactAACACTACAAgatcatttatttctttatatttaTTGGAGACCTGCCTTGCCAAATATTTTTGCAAGCTCCCTTGCCCAAgaataattatttgaaaaatcCCAATAGAAAATTAGTTTGGTAAGTCTGTTATCAGGCATGTTgattaataatatataatgatCTATTCCACAGTCGCAACAtgtcaccgtgtgtgtgtgtgtgagtgtgtgtgtgtgtgtgtgagtgtgtgtgagtgtgtgtgagtgtgtgtgtgtgtgtgtgtgtgagtgtgtgtgtgtgagtgtgtgtgagtgtgtgtgtgtgtgtgtgtgtgagtgtgtgtgtgtgtgagtgtgtgtgagtgtgtgtgagtgagtgtgtgtgagtgtgtgtgtgtgtgtgtgtgtgagtgtgtgtgtgtgtgtgtgtgtgtgtgagtgtgtgtgagtgtgtgtgtgagtgtgtgtgagtgtgtgtgtgtgtgtgagtgtgtgtgagtgtgtgtgagtgtgtgtgtgagtgtgtgtgagtgtgtgtgtgtgtgtgtgtgtgtgtgtgagtgtgtgtgtgtgtgtgtgtgctacctggGCAGGTAGAGTGGTCCGGTGCAGACGAACACGTTGAGGTAGTGTCTGGTCAGAGAGCGGCAGAGCTTCTCCAGATTGTTCCAGGAGTTCTGGTTCAGCTGAGGatcctgaggggggggggggggggtgagagggtgtgtgtgtaacagtgtgtgtaacagtgtgtgtgtgtgtgtaacagtgtgtgtgtgtgtgtgtgtgtaacagtgtgtgtaacagtgtgtgtgtgtgtgtgtgtacctgtggaGCGACGTTGCTCAGGTAGAAGGTTTCTTCCATGGCTTTCTGACTCcacttgtgattggctgctgcggCCAGGTGTCCGCGGTCGAAGCCACTCCCCCTGTAGTCGGCGTTGTTCGCTCGGTGGTAAACGTGGACGCTGTCGGCCAATCACATCGATCAGAACATCAGGTAATCAATAAAACCAGCCTCCGGTCCATCTCATGGAGCTGAAGCAGCAGTTTATTCAGCTGCTACATGATGAAGAACAACTCATATcaatattattcatattattcagattattcatattattatttcCATGTTATTCTAAAACAGGttatttataattatttattatttattttatattttttatattttttatattttttttatattatttatatttttttttcctcagtttcGATGAAAAGCTTTAAAACCCTacagcttctcctcctccttatccttctccttctcctcctcattctcctccttctcctcctcattctcctcctccttctattcctccttctcctcctccttctcattctcctccttctcttcctcctcctccttctcctccttctcttcctccttctcctcctccttctcttcctcctcctcattctcctccttctcttcctcctcctccttctcctccttctcctcctcctcctcattctcctcctcttcctcctcctcctcctcattctcctccttctcttcctcctcctccttctcctccttctcttcctccttctcctcctcctccttctcttcctcctcctccttctcctcctcattctcctccttctcttcctcctcctccttctcctccttctcctcctcctccttctcttcctcctcctccttctcctcctcctcctcattctcctcctcttcctcctcctcctccttctccttctcttcctcctcctccttctcctcctcctcctcctccttctcctccttcctacCTGTTGTCTTCTTTGAAGTCGCAGTACTTCCTGTCAGAGGGTCCGGTCAGGGAGGCGGGGCTTAGCTGCTCTATTACCCAGGATGCCGTGCGAGTGCGGGGGTCGTAGGAAGTGACGTAAGACTCTCTGGTCTTGATGTTGGCCAATGAGGGGAAGCCGTACTTCATCACCGCTCCGGACCCACCTGGGTGCACCTGAGAGCAAGGCATCATGGGATACATTTAACACGCTCACTGCAACACTGTAGCTCCGTTACAGAAACCGCCACTGTAGTGTGACGCCATTTTGTACTTTGTGTCCGAATTCTCAACGGTTCATTTGATTCACTACATAGTTCActataaaatacccacaatgcactgcaaattgtagtgaacagacAATGCACCCACATtttctcctgtataccacaatgcaatgtgatCCTGTctcaccaaagaagaagaagcagcaacATGTTAGCTAACAGCAGCTGATCCGTACAGGActgacagaaccacactgacagaacactgacagaacactgacagagcCACACTGACcactgacagaaccacactgacagaacactgacagaacactgacagaaccacactgaccactgacagaaccacactgacagaacactgacagaaccacactgaccactgacagaacactgacagaaccacactgaccactgacagaaccacactgacagaacactgacagaaccacactgacagaacactgacagaaccacactgacagaaccacactgacagaacactgacagaaccacagacagaacactgacagaaccacactgacagaaccacacagacagaacactgacagaaccacacagacagaaccacactgacagaaccacagacagaaccacactgacagaaccacactgaccaccgacagaaccacacagacagaacactgacagaaccacactgacagaacacagacagaaccacactgacagaacactgacagaaccacactgaccaccgacagaaccacacagacagaacactgacagaaccacacagacagaacactgacagaaccacagacagaaccacactgacagaaccacactgacagaacactgacagaaccacagacagaaccacactgacagaacacagacagaaccacactgacagaaccacactgacagaacactgacagaaccacactgacagaaccacagacagaaccacactgacagaacactgacagaaccacacagacagaaccacactgacagaacacagacagaaccacactgacagaaccacactgacagaacactgacagaaccacactgacagaaccacagacagaaccacacagacagaaccacactgacagaaccacactgacagaacactgacagaaccacacagacagaaccacactgacagaacacagacagaaccacacagacagaaccacaccgacagaacactgacagatccacactgacagaaccacaccgacagaacactgacagaaccacacagacagaaccacactgacagaacacagacagaaccacactgacagaaccacactgacagaacactgacagaaccacactgacagaaccacagacagaaccacacagacagaaccacactgacagaacactgacagaaccacacagacagaaccacactgacagaacacagacagaaccacactgacagaacactgacagaacaacacagacagaaccacagacagaaccacactgacagaacactgacagaacaacacagacagaaccacagacagaaccacacagacagaaccacactgacagaaccacacagacagaaccacactgacagaacacagacagaaccacactgacagaaccacactgacagaacactgacagaaccacactgacagaaccacagacagaaccacacagacagaaccacactgacagaaccacactgacagaacactgacagaaccacacagacagaaccacactgacagaacacagacagaaccacacagacagaaccacaccgacagaacactgacagatccacactgacagaaccacaccgacagaacactgacagaaccacacagacagaaccacactgacagaaccacaccgacagaacactgacagaaccacacagacagaaccacactgacagaacacagacagaaccacactgacagaaccacactgacagaacactgacagaaccacacagacagaaccacactgacagaacacagacagaaccacactgacagaacactgacagaacaacacagacagaaccacagacagaaccacactgacagaacactgacagaacaacacagacagaaccacagacagaaccacacagacagaaccacactgacagaacactgacagaaccacagacagaaccacactgacagaacactgacagaacaacacagacagaaccacagacagaaccatacagacagaaccacactgacagaacactgacagatccacactgacagaacacagacagaaccacactgacagaaccacagacagaaccacactgacaacCACACTGACCACCgacagaaccacagacagaacactgacagaaccacactgaccactgacagaaccacagacagaaccacactgaccactgacagaaccacacagacagaacactgACCACCGACAgaaccacacagacagaacactgacagaaccacacagacagaacacagacagaaccacactgacagaacactgacagaacaacacagacagaaccacacagacagaaccacactgacagaaccacactgaccaccgacagaaccacacagacagaacactgacagaaccacactgacagaacactgacagaacaacacagacagaaccacacagacagaaccacactgacagaacactgacagaacaacacagacagaaccacactgacagaacagacagaaccacactgacagaacactgacagaacacagacagaaccacacagacagaaccacactgacagaacactgacagaacaacacagacagaaccacactgacagaacagacagaaccacactgacagaacactgacagaacactgacagaaccacacagacagaaccacactgacagaaccacacagacagaaccacagacagaaccacagacagaaccacagacagaaccacagacagaaccacagacagaaccacactgacacaGGGTTAGAACTTCAGTTGTCCGGTTCGACATCAGAACTCTTTTTGAAGCGGAGATTTAAAGTCGCGTCGCTGAGAGAACCGCTCAGAACACAGCTcgtgtctgtagtgtgtgtgtgtgtttgtgtgtgtgtctgtagtgtgtgtgtgtgtgtgtctgtagtgtgtgtgtgtgtgtgtgtgtgtgtgtagtgtgtgtgtgtgtgtttgtgtgtgtgtctgtagtgtgtgtgtgtgtgtctgtagtgtgtgtgtgtgtgtgtgtctgtagtgtgtgtgtgtgtgtgtgtctgtagtgtgtgtgtgtgtgtgtgtgtctgtagtgtgtgtgtgtgtgtgtgtgtgtgtgtgtccagactgGTCTCAGTTCTGGACTTTAATATTCCTGCTGGTCTGAAGAGTCTCTGCCGGTCTCTCTTCAGTCTGAAGCTTCAAACTGTTTTCTACCTTCAGACTGAATCTACTGACAGTTCACTCTCTGTTAtgttatattaatattaatattaatattaatattaatattaataataatgataatcagTCCAGTCTTGTAGAGGATCAGATGAAGCTGAACTCAGTTTGtgactcaaaacatttcagcttttcatttttaattaaagtttgtacatttttaaaaatccacTTTTTCATGAGGGTTTATGGAGAATCAGTGGAGAAAAATCCTAATTGAATCCATTTGAATTCATGTTTTCTACTGTAAGTTTCTCTCCACACtgtagagaagaagaagaatatctGTAAAAATGACTCGTATGTTAAATATGAACAACATGAATATTTTCTCTCCAGAATTCACTTCAAGA encodes the following:
- the endog gene encoding endonuclease G, mitochondrial, which produces MQRLLLGGACLAAGAGLGASLCGFLTEPRRGGPERLGLLARVPVVPVPSVQASELTVHPGGSGAVMKYGFPSLANIKTRESYVTSYDPRTRTASWVIEQLSPASLTGPSDRKYCDFKEDNSVHVYHRANNADYRGSGFDRGHLAAAANHKWSQKAMEETFYLSNVAPQDPQLNQNSWNNLEKLCRSLTRHYLNVFVCTGPLYLPRQEADGKLYVRYQVLGRNHVAVPTHFFKVVILERAGGGGVELRSYVLPNAPVDEKIPLERFLVPIETIERASGLLFVPNIMKRANSLQAITAK